The following proteins come from a genomic window of Salvia hispanica cultivar TCC Black 2014 chromosome 4, UniMelb_Shisp_WGS_1.0, whole genome shotgun sequence:
- the LOC125217760 gene encoding 40S ribosomal protein S14-3: MSKRKTREPKEDNVTLGPATRDGELVFGVAHIFASFNDTFIHVTDLSGRETMVRITGGMKVKADRDESSPYAAMLAAQDISQRCKELGINALHIKLRATGGNKTKTPGPGAQSALRALARSGMKIGRIEDVTPIPTDSTRRKGGRRGRRL, translated from the exons TCGAAGAGAAAGACCAGAGAGCCAAAGGAAGATAATGTCACCCTTGGACCTGCTACCAGGGATGGTGAACTAGTTTTTGGAGTTGCTCACATTTTTGCTTCATTCAACGACACCTTCATT CATGTCACAGATTTGTCTGGGCGTGAAACCATGGTCCGCATTACTG GTGGAATGAAGGTAAAAGCTGATAGGGATGAATCGTCTCCATATGCAGCTATGCTTGCAGCACAGGATATTTCTCAGAGATGCAAG GAATTGGGAATCAATGCTCTTCACATTAAGCTTCGTGCTACTGGTGGCAACAAGACCAAGACGCCTGGTCCTGGTGCCCAGTCCGCACTGAGAGCCCTTGCACGTTCAGGCATGAAGATTGGTCGTATTG AGGATGTTACTCCCATCCCAACTGACAGCACCAGGAG